From a single Bacillus sp. NEB1478 genomic region:
- a CDS encoding D-alanyl-D-alanine carboxypeptidase family protein, producing the protein MKAVISGLLSICLLASFAIPRVDAAEKVKEKMKLAEQSSSAILMEQDSGSVLFEKNSHKKLPPASMTKIMTLILVMEAIDKGKINWNDKVRVSEFAASMGGSQVFLEPGEEMNVEDMVKGIAIGSANDASVAMAEYIAGSMESFVKMMNEKANKLGLHDTFFKNPTGLPTAGHYTSAHDMAIMGKELLKHEEVTKFTGSYEDYLREDTEKKFWLVNTNRLVKFYPGVDGLKTGFTNEAKYCLTATANKNGMRVIAVVMGAPTPKERNAQVTNMLDYAFTQFATKKLYERHEIIKEVKVQKGDKAKLPVVTSENISLLLKKGETAKKVKTEVTVENDLKMPVKKGQQVGSLKIWNGEKLITESPVLASETIKKASWWKLFKRSAGQMSKSS; encoded by the coding sequence ATGAAAGCCGTTATTTCTGGTTTATTAAGCATCTGTTTGCTGGCATCTTTTGCCATCCCAAGAGTGGATGCAGCAGAAAAAGTGAAAGAAAAAATGAAGCTAGCGGAGCAAAGTTCTTCAGCTATATTAATGGAACAAGACAGTGGAAGTGTTTTATTTGAGAAAAATAGTCATAAAAAACTTCCGCCAGCAAGTATGACGAAAATCATGACATTAATCTTAGTGATGGAGGCCATTGATAAAGGAAAAATAAATTGGAATGACAAAGTTCGTGTTAGCGAATTCGCTGCCAGTATGGGTGGATCGCAAGTTTTTCTTGAACCAGGCGAAGAAATGAATGTGGAAGACATGGTTAAAGGAATCGCAATTGGAAGTGCAAATGATGCATCTGTTGCGATGGCTGAATATATTGCAGGGTCAATGGAATCCTTTGTTAAAATGATGAACGAAAAAGCAAACAAGCTTGGATTGCATGATACCTTCTTCAAGAATCCTACTGGATTGCCGACTGCGGGTCATTATACATCTGCTCATGATATGGCAATTATGGGGAAAGAGCTTTTAAAACATGAAGAAGTGACAAAATTTACAGGCTCATATGAAGATTATTTAAGAGAAGACACCGAGAAAAAATTTTGGCTTGTAAATACGAATAGACTTGTAAAATTTTATCCTGGTGTTGATGGATTAAAAACAGGTTTTACAAATGAAGCGAAGTACTGTTTAACTGCAACAGCTAACAAAAACGGCATGCGGGTAATTGCTGTTGTTATGGGTGCACCTACACCAAAAGAACGGAATGCCCAAGTAACGAATATGCTTGACTATGCATTTACACAGTTTGCAACGAAAAAATTATATGAACGTCATGAAATCATTAAAGAAGTAAAAGTGCAAAAAGGCGATAAAGCAAAACTTCCTGTAGTGACTTCAGAAAATATTTCACTTCTGCTTAAAAAAGGCGAAACTGCCAAAAAAGTTAAAACTGAAGTGACAGTGGAAAATGATTTGAAAATGCCAGTCAAAAAAGGTCAGCAAGTAGGTTCTTTAAAAATCTGGAACGGCGAAAAATTGATAACAGAATCACCAGTTTTAGCATCTGAAACGATTAAAAAGGCATCTTGGTGGAAATTGTTTAAACGATCAGCTGGGCAGATGTCAAAATCTTCATAA
- a CDS encoding pyrimidine-nucleoside phosphorylase, with product MRMVDLIQKKRDGKELTKEEINYIIKNYTNGDIPDYQMSAFAMAVYFKDMSTEERANLTMAMVESGDQIDLSAIEGIKVDKHSTGGVGDTTTLVLAPLVAALGVPVAKMSGRGLGHTGGTIDKLEAVPGFHVEIDNAQFIDLVNKNKLAVIGQSGNLTPADKKLYGLRDVTATVNSIPLIASSIMSKKIAAGADAIVLDVKTGAGAFMKTPEEAEELANAMVKIGNAVGRNTMAVISDMSQPLGLAIGNALEIKEAIDTLNGNGPKDLEELCLTLGSHMVYLAKKADSLEAAREMLKEAITSGKALETLKVFLKAQGGDESVVDHPGNLPQAAHTFELTADEDGYVSEIVADEIGTAAMILGAGRATKESEIDLAVGLMLNKKVGDQVSKGDSLVTIYSNTKDVEDAKKRIREAYTISKDPVTAPPLVYKEIKQ from the coding sequence ATGAGAATGGTCGATTTAATTCAAAAAAAGCGTGATGGAAAAGAACTGACAAAAGAAGAGATCAATTATATTATCAAAAATTACACAAACGGAGATATTCCAGATTATCAAATGTCTGCGTTTGCTATGGCAGTCTATTTCAAAGACATGTCTACCGAAGAACGTGCAAATCTTACGATGGCTATGGTTGAGTCAGGAGATCAGATAGATCTATCGGCTATTGAAGGCATTAAAGTTGATAAGCATTCAACCGGCGGTGTTGGTGATACAACTACACTTGTACTGGCACCTTTAGTTGCAGCTTTAGGAGTCCCTGTAGCGAAGATGTCAGGAAGAGGACTTGGACATACTGGTGGAACAATCGATAAGCTTGAAGCTGTTCCAGGATTCCACGTTGAAATCGACAATGCGCAGTTCATTGATCTTGTAAATAAGAACAAACTGGCTGTTATCGGACAAAGTGGTAATCTTACACCTGCGGATAAAAAGTTATATGGTCTTCGTGATGTAACTGCAACGGTTAATTCAATTCCGTTAATTGCGAGCTCGATCATGAGCAAGAAGATTGCAGCAGGGGCGGATGCGATTGTCCTTGATGTAAAAACAGGTGCGGGTGCATTCATGAAAACACCTGAGGAAGCTGAAGAATTAGCTAATGCAATGGTTAAGATCGGAAACGCTGTTGGGCGTAACACGATGGCGGTAATCTCTGATATGAGCCAGCCTTTAGGTCTCGCGATTGGTAATGCTCTTGAGATTAAAGAAGCGATTGATACGCTAAACGGAAACGGACCGAAAGATCTTGAAGAACTTTGCTTGACTTTAGGTTCCCACATGGTTTATTTAGCTAAAAAAGCAGATTCTCTTGAAGCTGCACGTGAGATGCTGAAAGAAGCGATCACATCAGGTAAAGCACTGGAAACATTGAAAGTATTCTTGAAAGCTCAAGGCGGGGACGAATCAGTTGTCGATCATCCAGGGAACCTTCCTCAAGCAGCACATACTTTTGAATTAACGGCTGATGAAGATGGCTATGTTTCTGAAATCGTTGCTGACGAAATCGGTACTGCAGCTATGATTTTGGGTGCAGGAAGAGCTACGAAAGAATCAGAAATTGATTTAGCGGTTGGTCTAATGCTAAATAAAAAAGTAGGAGATCAAGTTTCAAAAGGTGATTCTCTTGTAACCATCTACAGCAACACTAAGGATGTTGAGGATGCTAAGAAGCGAATTCGTGAAGCATACACAATTTCTAAAGATCCAGTAACAGCTCCACCATTGGTTTATAAAGAAATTAAACAATAA
- a CDS encoding purine-nucleoside phosphorylase yields MKTNQLQTSAEFIQSKLTTTPKIGLILGSGLGILADEIQNPTVIPYSDIPEFPVSTVEGHAGQLVIGELAGKQVVVMQGRFHYYEGYSMEKVTFPVRVMKLIGVETIVVTNAAGGVNEDFEAGDLMLITDHINNFGDNPLIGANDNSFGVRFPDMSEAYTSSLQDIARKVAKDLGLSLKEGVYVGNTGPSYETPAEVRMLRILGADAVGMSTVPEVIIARHAGINVLGISCISNMAAGILDQPLTHDEVMETTEKVKANFLSLVKGIVNKI; encoded by the coding sequence ATGAAAACAAATCAATTGCAGACATCTGCAGAATTTATTCAATCTAAACTAACAACAACTCCAAAAATCGGACTGATTCTTGGGTCTGGACTCGGTATTTTAGCGGATGAAATTCAAAATCCAACGGTAATTCCTTATTCGGATATACCTGAATTTCCAGTGTCCACTGTTGAGGGACATGCTGGGCAGCTTGTAATAGGAGAACTTGCTGGTAAACAAGTAGTAGTTATGCAAGGCCGTTTTCATTATTATGAAGGCTATTCTATGGAGAAAGTAACCTTCCCAGTACGTGTTATGAAATTAATCGGCGTTGAAACGATTGTTGTTACAAATGCAGCAGGCGGAGTAAATGAAGATTTTGAAGCTGGAGACTTGATGCTGATTACAGATCATATCAACAATTTTGGGGATAATCCTTTAATTGGTGCAAACGATAATTCTTTCGGTGTTCGTTTTCCGGACATGAGTGAAGCTTACACGAGTTCGTTGCAGGATATTGCCCGAAAGGTTGCCAAAGATCTAGGGCTATCCTTAAAAGAAGGGGTATATGTTGGGAACACTGGTCCTTCTTATGAAACTCCTGCAGAAGTAAGAATGCTAAGAATTTTAGGTGCAGATGCAGTTGGAATGTCAACTGTTCCGGAAGTAATTATCGCAAGACATGCTGGTATTAACGTACTAGGTATTTCATGTATTTCTAACATGGCTGCAGGAATTTTAGATCAGCCCCTTACTCATGATGAAGTAATGGAAACAACAGAAAAAGTAAAAGCTAATTTCCTTTCCTTAGTAAAAGGAATTGTTAACAAGATCTAA